Part of the SAR202 cluster bacterium genome is shown below.
CCTCCTGTCTGCCACGCACCCGACCGGCCAGATAAAGGCGAAGTCCTTCGCGGCATTCGGCTTCGAGCGCGTGGACCTGGATGACGTTGCGGCGAGCCTTTTGGACCTTGGGCGCAAGGGCGAAGTCGCCGGCGCCACAGAGACTAGCCACGGCGCGAAGTACTTCGTGGACGGCGCGCTGGAGTCCCCCGTCGGCATCAAGATGTTCATCCGCACCGAGTGGGTCGTGGACAGGGGATCGGATATCCCCGCCTTCTCGGCCGTCTATCACCACGCACCGCCGCCAAACGCCGGAGGGTAAATGTTCAGAGAGCTGGAGCTCGTAGTCCTCACCCGAAACGTCCCCGAACACCGCCTCCTTGCCGGAGACGTGGGCACCGTGCTCCACTGGTACAAGGACGGCGAGGCCTACGAGGTGGAGTTCCTGACCGGCGACGGCCTCCCCGCCGCCGTCGTCACGCTCTCAAAGGACGACGTCCGGGAGATCGACTCCGCAGAAGTGCTCCACGTGAGGAGGATACGTTAGCATCATATGCCAACCGCTGAAATCGTCGCCATCGGCTCCGAGCTGCTGCTCGGCCAGATCGTAGACACCAACTCCGCCTGGATGGCCCAGCGCCTCTCCAACCTGGGCATCAACATGTACTTCAAGACCGTCGTCGGCGACAACCCAAAGCGCATGAACGAGGTGATCACCCGCGC
Proteins encoded:
- a CDS encoding DUF4926 domain-containing protein — translated: MFRELELVVLTRNVPEHRLLAGDVGTVLHWYKDGEAYEVEFLTGDGLPAAVVTLSKDDVREIDSAEVLHVRRIR